Proteins from one Streptomyces sp. NBC_00390 genomic window:
- a CDS encoding peptidoglycan-binding domain-containing protein, translating to MILASSLLFNDDPAPVVPSPPSGQLGRPLPDSPAPTLPDSPAPPLPEIPGTGVLRQGDSGHGVYELQVRLLQVPNIYEGGAISGRYDTEVRAAVTRFQKRYGILGDETGVYGDHTRHALMLRTK from the coding sequence TTGATCCTCGCCTCTTCGCTCCTGTTCAACGACGATCCCGCACCGGTGGTCCCCTCCCCGCCGTCGGGGCAACTGGGCCGGCCGCTGCCCGACAGCCCGGCTCCCACGCTCCCTGACAGCCCGGCTCCCCCGCTCCCCGAGATCCCAGGCACAGGAGTGCTGCGCCAGGGCGACAGCGGCCATGGCGTGTACGAGTTGCAGGTACGTCTGCTCCAGGTCCCGAACATCTACGAGGGCGGCGCGATCAGCGGCCGATACGACACGGAGGTCCGGGCGGCCGTGACCAGATTCCAGAAGCGGTACGGCATCCTCGGCGACGAGACCGGCGTCTACGGTGACCACACCCGCCACGCTCTTATGCTGCGAACCAAATGA
- a CDS encoding pyridoxal phosphate-dependent decarboxylase family protein — protein sequence MDAREAALQRAHDHAVRWLASLSERPVPACASVEDVVRALGPGLPDGPSSPADVVELLATACEPGLTAFPGGRFYGFVIGGSLPAALAADWLVSAWDQNCVMRRVTPAHTAVEDIAGAWLLDLLGLPTRSAVGFTTGATTANFTALAAARDTVLRRAGWNAARDGLTGGPRVRVLAGEGRHMAIDLALRYLGLGEPELVAADDQWRIDPDALRQALTTADAQPTIVVLQAGEIHSGAFDSFGDTVEAVHAAGAWVHVDGAFGLWAAASPAYAHLTEGCGQADSWATDAHKTLNVPYDCGLVVVRDPSTVRASMGQRGDYLIHDERGDSFEKVPELSRRGRAFTVWAALRSLGRSGVAALVERLCRHASAFAAGIADIDGARVLNDVIFTQVCATFGDDARTEQVLARLLDDGTAWISGSVWHDRRVMRISVSNWSTTDDDVRRTLDAIRRAAAAARP from the coding sequence ATGGACGCGCGCGAGGCAGCGCTGCAGCGGGCACACGACCATGCCGTGCGCTGGCTGGCGAGTCTGTCCGAACGCCCGGTTCCGGCGTGTGCCTCGGTCGAGGATGTCGTGCGCGCGCTCGGCCCCGGCTTGCCGGACGGCCCCAGCTCGCCCGCGGACGTCGTGGAACTGCTGGCCACCGCCTGCGAGCCGGGTCTCACCGCGTTTCCCGGCGGCCGCTTCTACGGATTCGTGATCGGTGGCAGCCTGCCGGCCGCACTGGCCGCCGACTGGCTGGTGAGCGCCTGGGACCAGAACTGCGTGATGCGCCGGGTCACACCCGCGCACACCGCGGTCGAGGACATCGCCGGGGCATGGCTGCTGGACCTGCTGGGGCTGCCCACGCGGAGCGCCGTCGGCTTCACCACCGGCGCCACGACGGCGAACTTCACCGCTCTCGCCGCCGCCCGTGACACGGTCCTGCGACGGGCCGGCTGGAACGCTGCCCGTGACGGGCTCACGGGCGGGCCCCGCGTACGGGTCCTCGCCGGCGAGGGCCGCCACATGGCGATCGACCTGGCGCTGCGCTATCTCGGACTCGGCGAGCCCGAACTGGTCGCCGCGGACGATCAATGGCGCATCGACCCCGACGCGCTGCGGCAGGCCCTGACCACCGCAGACGCACAGCCGACGATCGTGGTTCTCCAGGCGGGAGAGATCCACTCCGGTGCCTTCGACTCGTTCGGCGACACCGTCGAGGCCGTCCACGCGGCCGGCGCGTGGGTGCATGTCGACGGCGCGTTCGGTCTGTGGGCCGCGGCGTCCCCCGCCTACGCACACCTGACGGAAGGCTGCGGGCAGGCCGACTCCTGGGCCACCGACGCCCACAAGACCCTGAACGTCCCCTACGACTGCGGCCTCGTCGTCGTGAGGGATCCTTCGACGGTCCGGGCCTCGATGGGGCAGCGCGGCGACTACCTCATCCACGACGAACGGGGCGACTCCTTCGAGAAGGTCCCCGAGCTGTCCCGGCGCGGCCGGGCCTTCACCGTCTGGGCCGCGCTCAGGTCGCTGGGCCGGTCGGGAGTCGCCGCGCTCGTCGAGCGGCTGTGCCGGCACGCCTCGGCATTCGCCGCCGGCATCGCCGACATCGACGGGGCGAGAGTGCTGAACGACGTGATCTTCACCCAGGTCTGTGCCACGTTCGGCGATGACGCGCGCACGGAACAGGTGCTCGCCCGGCTGCTCGACGACGGCACGGCCTGGATCAGCGGCTCGGTCTGGCACGATCGCCGTGTCATGCGGATCTCGGTCAGCAACTGGTCCACGACCGACGACGACGTGCGTCGCACGCTGGACGCCATCCGCCGTGCCGCGGCGGCCGCCAGACCGTGA
- a CDS encoding tetratricopeptide repeat protein: protein MTTLHPTVERAQGLIELERYDQAEALLGQHLAEDPGDVRAWVKVGYCHLNTQRPEQALEAADQALELAPEDYGALILRAEGLIRVPSRSWREAEPVLREAVRIDPHHWYGYAMLADAVTRMSVVRFAQATGARKIEYHEFEHVTREAADLVSVALRLGPEEVYAHEVAERIAGFSGNSKAVDQLERAILRIDPTHSEALAAQTRKAADAPGVKAGRAADLYAGGLAAAPDSDSMQRGLDQATYRMLRGVRWLALLCLGLAGAMTDLFAVEGEVQRELPLSLGQRLWYLVPMTAIWIVGALLRYRRRRTGVRLNVQSLMRRGRWARLVVVQAAWSMLCALLIAQVPWTDRLLPQVLFWAGLTPTFATIWFDRKKAC, encoded by the coding sequence GTGACCACACTGCACCCGACCGTCGAACGGGCCCAAGGCCTCATCGAGCTCGAACGCTATGACCAGGCCGAGGCGCTCCTGGGGCAGCACCTCGCCGAAGACCCCGGCGACGTACGCGCCTGGGTGAAGGTCGGCTACTGCCATCTGAACACGCAACGGCCCGAGCAGGCACTGGAGGCTGCCGACCAGGCGCTCGAACTCGCGCCGGAGGACTACGGCGCACTCATCCTCCGCGCTGAGGGACTGATCCGGGTGCCCAGCAGGTCGTGGCGCGAAGCTGAGCCCGTACTGCGCGAAGCGGTTCGCATCGACCCCCACCACTGGTACGGATATGCCATGCTCGCGGACGCCGTGACGCGCATGTCGGTGGTCCGTTTCGCCCAGGCGACCGGCGCCAGGAAGATCGAGTACCACGAGTTCGAACACGTCACCCGCGAGGCGGCCGACTTGGTCTCGGTGGCGCTGCGCCTTGGCCCCGAGGAGGTCTACGCCCACGAAGTGGCCGAGCGGATAGCCGGCTTCTCGGGCAACAGCAAGGCTGTCGACCAGCTCGAGCGCGCCATCCTCCGGATCGACCCCACCCACTCGGAGGCTCTGGCTGCTCAGACCAGGAAGGCTGCCGACGCGCCGGGCGTCAAGGCCGGCCGGGCCGCCGACCTGTACGCCGGCGGGCTCGCCGCCGCTCCGGACTCCGACTCGATGCAGCGTGGCCTCGACCAGGCCACGTACCGCATGCTGCGCGGCGTGCGCTGGCTCGCCCTGCTCTGTCTCGGCCTCGCCGGGGCGATGACGGACCTGTTCGCCGTCGAGGGCGAGGTACAGCGGGAGTTGCCGCTCTCGCTCGGCCAGCGCCTGTGGTATCTCGTGCCGATGACCGCCATCTGGATCGTCGGCGCCCTGCTGCGTTACCGCCGACGGCGCACCGGCGTCCGGCTCAATGTTCAGTCGCTGATGCGCCGCGGTCGGTGGGCCCGTCTCGTGGTCGTCCAGGCGGCCTGGTCCATGCTGTGCGCGTTGCTGATCGCCCAAGTCCCTTGGACCGACCGGCTGTTGCCCCAGGTTCTCTTCTGGGCAGGGCTCACGCCGACGTTCGCCACGATCTGGTTCGACCGGAAGAAGGCCTGCTGA
- a CDS encoding ATP-binding protein yields MLAESPLIQSLRTAVAAAPDDVPLRLHLAELLLDAGHTDAAVAEVAVTLQRAPGDVQARELMARAMGAPAPGPDDATAAAPPPASPTAPPQAPAPEQPPAPAPQSTVGFDWTAAQDQVGDVVPPRFTEAPLTVDGKADPGDAAAWDVELPGTVRLVDVGGMQEVKERLEAAFLAPLRNPELRRLYGKSLRGGLLMYGPPGCGKTFIARAVAGELGASFLSVSVNDVLDMWIGNSERNMHEVFQTARRQAPCVVFLDELDALGGKRSRTQSSPMRNTVNQLLTELDGIDAGANEGVFVLAATNVPWDVDIALRRPGRLDRTLLVLPPDGPAREAILRYHLRDRPIENVDLSKLVKATDGLSGADLAHLCEAAAEYALLDSARTGTVRLIGMPDLLAAARQIVPSTEPWFAAARNVAMYANEGGMYDDLVAYLKKKRKL; encoded by the coding sequence ATGCTGGCGGAATCTCCACTGATACAGAGTTTGCGTACGGCCGTGGCGGCCGCGCCCGACGATGTGCCCCTGCGGCTGCACCTGGCGGAGCTGCTGCTGGATGCGGGGCACACCGACGCCGCAGTGGCGGAAGTTGCCGTGACACTGCAGCGCGCGCCCGGTGATGTTCAGGCGCGCGAGCTGATGGCCCGGGCCATGGGCGCCCCTGCGCCCGGGCCCGATGACGCCACGGCTGCCGCACCTCCCCCGGCCTCCCCCACCGCCCCGCCGCAAGCCCCGGCGCCCGAGCAGCCTCCGGCACCCGCCCCGCAATCCACCGTGGGCTTCGACTGGACGGCAGCCCAGGACCAGGTCGGCGATGTCGTGCCGCCCCGGTTCACCGAGGCGCCGCTCACCGTGGACGGCAAGGCCGATCCGGGGGATGCCGCAGCCTGGGACGTGGAGCTGCCCGGGACCGTCCGCCTCGTCGATGTGGGCGGTATGCAGGAGGTCAAGGAGCGCCTGGAGGCCGCATTCCTGGCACCGTTGCGCAACCCGGAGCTGCGGCGCCTGTACGGCAAGAGTCTGCGCGGCGGTCTTCTGATGTACGGGCCGCCTGGCTGCGGCAAGACCTTCATCGCGCGGGCCGTCGCCGGTGAGCTCGGGGCGAGTTTCCTGTCCGTGTCGGTCAACGACGTGCTCGACATGTGGATCGGCAACTCCGAGCGCAACATGCACGAGGTCTTTCAGACCGCCCGCCGCCAGGCGCCGTGCGTGGTGTTCCTGGATGAGCTGGACGCGCTCGGCGGCAAGCGCAGCCGCACGCAGAGCAGCCCCATGCGCAACACCGTCAATCAACTGCTGACCGAGCTGGACGGCATCGACGCCGGAGCGAACGAAGGCGTGTTCGTACTTGCCGCGACCAACGTGCCCTGGGATGTGGACATCGCTCTGCGTCGCCCCGGCCGACTGGACCGGACCTTGCTGGTGCTGCCGCCCGACGGCCCGGCGCGGGAGGCGATCCTCCGCTATCACCTGCGCGACAGGCCCATCGAGAACGTCGACTTGAGCAAGCTGGTCAAGGCCACCGACGGCCTGTCCGGCGCGGATCTGGCCCATTTGTGCGAGGCCGCGGCCGAGTACGCGCTGCTCGATTCGGCCCGCACCGGAACGGTGCGCTTGATCGGCATGCCGGACCTGCTGGCCGCGGCAAGGCAGATCGTGCCCTCGACCGAGCCGTGGTTCGCGGCCGCCCGCAACGTGGCGATGTACGCGAACGAGGGCGGGATGTACGACGACCTGGTGGCCTATCTCAAGAAGAAGCGGAAGCTGTGA
- a CDS encoding GNAT family N-acetyltransferase — protein MQLEAVPLVGAHVRLEPLTHGHHDGLCEAIQDGELWNLQVTLVPHPRDVSAFIDDALAAHAAGSQLGYATIDLATGRIAGSTRFMAVNLPHRRLEIGFTFLGRSWQRTAVNTEAKLLMLTHAFEALGMNRVEFLTDVRNGTSRTAITRLGATHEGILRQHMVMRDGWIRDSALYSITGSDWPNTRRSLIARLAHRRPATD, from the coding sequence GTGCAGTTGGAAGCGGTGCCACTGGTCGGTGCACATGTGCGGCTTGAACCGCTCACCCATGGGCACCACGACGGCCTGTGCGAGGCAATCCAGGACGGCGAGCTGTGGAACCTGCAGGTGACACTTGTCCCCCACCCCCGCGATGTGAGCGCATTCATCGACGATGCGCTCGCCGCTCACGCCGCCGGGAGCCAGCTGGGGTACGCCACCATCGACCTGGCCACCGGGCGCATTGCCGGATCGACCCGGTTCATGGCGGTCAACCTGCCGCATCGCAGGCTGGAGATCGGCTTCACCTTCCTCGGCCGGTCCTGGCAGCGTACGGCCGTCAACACCGAGGCCAAGCTGCTGATGCTCACCCACGCCTTCGAGGCGCTCGGCATGAACCGGGTCGAGTTTCTCACCGACGTCCGTAACGGCACGTCACGGACGGCGATCACCCGCCTCGGTGCAACACATGAGGGGATCCTGCGCCAGCACATGGTCATGCGAGACGGATGGATCCGTGACTCCGCGCTCTACAGCATCACCGGCTCTGACTGGCCGAACACGAGGAGGTCCCTCATCGCTCGCCTCGCGCACCGGCGGCCCGCTACTGACTGA
- a CDS encoding threonine/serine dehydratase: MTIAFDDVRAAADRIAGRTRPVVLTPMDPGALGGAEGWLALEFMQHTGSFKARGAINFLSRYIDASLMPDAGVAIASGGNAGLACAWAAAQHSVTATVFVPVTAPAVKVGKLEQLGASVRKIGAEYADALTASQKFTAETGALQSHAYDHPLIAAGAGTVMEEIVQARPGLDTVVLAVGGGGLFTGVAVSALEHGVGVVAVEPQGCCALRSALDAGEVVDVAVESVAADSLGARRTSEMALEWARKDGVRSVVVADDAITSARQALWDHRRIAVEHGAATALAALTSGVYRPEPGERVAVILCGANTDPCDLTASTHSC; this comes from the coding sequence GTGACCATTGCCTTCGACGACGTACGAGCCGCAGCCGACCGCATCGCCGGGCGCACACGGCCTGTCGTGCTGACTCCCATGGATCCAGGGGCGCTCGGCGGGGCCGAGGGGTGGCTGGCACTGGAGTTCATGCAGCACACCGGCTCGTTCAAGGCGCGCGGCGCCATCAACTTTCTCAGCAGGTACATCGACGCGAGCCTCATGCCGGACGCGGGCGTGGCCATTGCTTCCGGGGGCAATGCCGGGCTCGCCTGTGCCTGGGCTGCAGCGCAGCACTCGGTAACGGCCACCGTGTTCGTGCCGGTGACGGCACCCGCGGTGAAGGTCGGCAAACTCGAGCAACTGGGCGCTTCGGTCCGGAAGATCGGCGCGGAGTATGCCGACGCGCTGACCGCCTCACAGAAGTTCACCGCAGAAACCGGAGCCCTGCAGTCACATGCGTACGACCACCCACTGATCGCAGCCGGTGCCGGAACGGTGATGGAAGAGATCGTCCAGGCCCGGCCCGGCCTCGACACCGTTGTGCTCGCGGTCGGGGGCGGCGGGCTGTTCACGGGGGTCGCCGTGTCGGCCCTCGAGCACGGCGTGGGGGTGGTGGCCGTGGAACCGCAAGGCTGCTGCGCCCTGCGATCTGCCCTGGACGCCGGCGAGGTGGTCGATGTGGCGGTCGAGTCCGTCGCGGCGGACTCTCTCGGGGCGCGCCGCACATCCGAGATGGCGCTGGAATGGGCCCGAAAGGACGGCGTACGGTCCGTGGTGGTGGCCGACGACGCGATCACATCGGCCCGTCAGGCGCTGTGGGACCACCGCCGGATCGCGGTGGAGCACGGGGCGGCCACAGCGTTGGCCGCCCTCACGTCCGGCGTGTACCGGCCTGAACCCGGCGAGCGAGTGGCAGTGATCCTGTGCGGTGCGAATACGGACCCCTGCGATCTGACGGCCAGTACACACTCTTGCTGA
- a CDS encoding peptidase inhibitor family I36 protein, producing the protein MKQPVALLAAALLATGASLATAAPASAANCPSGNFCVWTDADFGGQRMNASGDDEWWESWIADQDSSWANHGISGPGIKDHVKVYEDAVQFPSTGGDMTICLRPGDEVRYNATANDRGDSHTWAMGC; encoded by the coding sequence GTGAAGCAACCCGTAGCCCTGCTCGCCGCCGCCCTGCTCGCCACCGGCGCGAGCCTGGCCACCGCCGCACCCGCGTCCGCCGCGAACTGTCCGAGCGGCAACTTCTGTGTCTGGACCGATGCCGACTTCGGCGGACAGCGCATGAATGCCTCGGGCGACGACGAATGGTGGGAAAGCTGGATCGCCGACCAGGACTCCTCCTGGGCGAACCACGGAATCTCCGGCCCCGGTATCAAGGACCACGTCAAGGTCTACGAGGACGCCGTCCAGTTCCCGTCCACCGGCGGCGACATGACGATCTGCCTCCGCCCCGGCGACGAAGTCCGCTACAACGCCACCGCCAACGACCGTGGCGACTCCCATACATGGGCCATGGGCTGTTAG
- a CDS encoding FG-GAP-like repeat-containing protein, producing the protein MNRRGLRWRLGLTSAIAVTSAVTGPVAAQAQGTAPARIAIAAELRDDFNGDGYSDVAFPAPSGTVGGKAKAGYVAVVYGSSTGLKTSTKQVFHQDSAGIPGVVEAGDVYGSSVTTGDLDGDGYADLVVGASGEDIGTISNSGSLAVIWGGDKGLSGSGSATLAVGDEAHDRLGWTVRAGDFDEDGAIDVVGVENYLNLRVLSGPFGRDGSSRSTASVTDIEDMRLLDLAVGDINGDGVTDLVAVVNSLDEYDWRHIRYWTGTKTGLTGPISVKRANGFRLEGGERLDVGDVNNDGIDDIVVGRAVDGYDSDLGIPTANGGMITYVPGSNNGPVGTQAKVFNQDSAGIPGVAENNDAFGEFIQVADVNGDGYADVSVGVPGEDFDGRNQAGAVVTLRGTAAGLTGTGAGSYSQNTAGVPGTAENNDGFGAAGKLVDTNGDGRAELVVGAPGENADAGSVWVFKSNSSGVTPTGSFTFGAGTLGTVATGALLGSTFNY; encoded by the coding sequence ATGAACAGACGTGGACTGCGATGGAGGCTCGGACTGACGAGCGCGATCGCGGTGACCAGTGCGGTGACCGGCCCTGTTGCCGCGCAGGCGCAGGGGACCGCGCCTGCCCGGATCGCCATCGCCGCGGAACTCCGGGACGATTTCAACGGCGACGGGTACTCCGATGTGGCCTTCCCCGCGCCCTCGGGGACCGTCGGCGGCAAGGCGAAGGCGGGATACGTGGCCGTCGTGTACGGCTCGTCGACGGGCCTGAAGACCTCGACCAAGCAGGTGTTCCACCAGGACAGCGCAGGCATCCCTGGTGTCGTCGAGGCCGGGGACGTGTACGGGAGCTCGGTCACCACGGGTGATCTGGACGGCGACGGCTACGCGGATCTGGTCGTGGGCGCGTCCGGTGAGGACATCGGAACCATCTCCAACTCGGGCTCTCTCGCAGTTATCTGGGGCGGTGACAAGGGGCTGTCGGGTTCCGGTTCCGCGACGCTGGCCGTCGGCGACGAGGCCCACGACCGGCTCGGCTGGACGGTCAGGGCCGGGGACTTCGACGAGGACGGTGCCATCGACGTCGTCGGGGTCGAGAACTACCTGAATCTGCGAGTGCTGTCCGGGCCTTTCGGCCGCGACGGTTCGTCGCGGAGCACGGCATCGGTCACCGACATCGAGGACATGCGGCTCCTGGATCTCGCAGTGGGCGACATCAACGGCGACGGGGTCACCGACCTTGTCGCCGTGGTCAACTCGCTCGACGAGTACGACTGGCGGCACATCCGCTACTGGACGGGCACGAAGACGGGACTGACCGGACCCATCTCGGTCAAGCGCGCGAACGGGTTCCGGCTCGAGGGCGGCGAGAGACTCGACGTCGGCGATGTGAACAACGACGGCATCGACGACATCGTCGTGGGGCGGGCCGTCGACGGCTACGACAGCGACCTGGGGATACCGACCGCCAACGGCGGCATGATCACCTACGTCCCCGGCAGCAACAACGGCCCGGTCGGCACCCAGGCGAAGGTCTTCAACCAGGACAGCGCGGGCATCCCGGGTGTCGCGGAGAACAACGACGCGTTCGGTGAGTTCATCCAGGTCGCCGACGTCAACGGTGACGGCTACGCGGACGTGTCCGTCGGCGTCCCCGGTGAGGACTTCGACGGCAGGAACCAGGCGGGAGCGGTCGTCACCCTCCGAGGCACGGCCGCCGGGCTCACCGGCACGGGCGCCGGGAGCTACTCGCAGAACACCGCGGGCGTTCCCGGCACCGCGGAGAACAACGACGGCTTCGGCGCGGCCGGCAAGCTGGTCGACACCAACGGCGACGGTCGCGCCGAGTTGGTTGTCGGCGCCCCCGGCGAGAACGCCGACGCCGGCTCGGTGTGGGTGTTCAAGTCCAACTCCTCCGGGGTGACGCCCACCGGTTCGTTCACCTTCGGCGCGGGCACGCTCGGCACGGTCGCGACGGGTGCGCTGCTCGGCTCGACGTTCAACTACTGA
- a CDS encoding sensor histidine kinase, with translation MTAPTSTEAFVHPALFYRGDREYLNGTVPFIRDGLRTGEPVAVAVPGPNLALLQEALDEDATTVHFVDMTTAGRNPGRIIPAVLHAFADAHPGTRVRIIGEPIWPGRSSLEYPACAQHEALINPAFRGRNATILCPYDADRLDEQVLTDAYATHPVVVSRGHQQPSPSYAPGHVVERYNLPLSPTEGAAEAHVFGVDELSAVRHFAVERAARLGLSGTRLEDLALAVAELTTNSVVHGGGSGTMRVWAEGSQVVCEVRDRGHISDPLAGRRPPALDQRGGRGLLLAHLLADLVRVHTGPDGTTIRCYIAC, from the coding sequence ATGACGGCCCCGACTTCCACCGAGGCGTTTGTGCACCCCGCCCTTTTCTACCGGGGCGACCGGGAGTACCTGAACGGCACGGTGCCCTTCATCCGCGACGGCCTGAGGACCGGAGAGCCGGTGGCGGTCGCCGTACCCGGCCCGAACCTGGCCCTGCTCCAAGAAGCCCTCGACGAGGACGCCACCACCGTGCACTTCGTCGACATGACCACGGCCGGACGCAATCCCGGCCGGATCATCCCCGCCGTACTGCATGCTTTCGCCGACGCCCATCCGGGGACGCGGGTACGGATCATCGGCGAGCCGATCTGGCCCGGCCGCAGCAGCCTGGAGTACCCGGCCTGCGCCCAGCACGAGGCCCTGATCAACCCCGCGTTCCGGGGTAGGAACGCGACCATCCTGTGCCCGTACGACGCCGACCGGCTCGACGAGCAGGTGCTCACCGACGCCTACGCCACCCACCCCGTCGTCGTCTCCCGCGGCCATCAGCAGCCCAGCCCCTCCTACGCACCCGGGCATGTCGTGGAGCGGTACAACCTGCCGCTCTCACCAACGGAAGGAGCTGCCGAGGCGCATGTCTTCGGCGTCGACGAGTTGTCGGCTGTCCGGCATTTCGCGGTCGAGCGGGCCGCGCGGCTCGGCCTGTCCGGGACCCGTCTGGAGGATCTCGCTCTGGCGGTTGCCGAGTTGACCACGAACAGCGTGGTGCACGGCGGCGGCTCGGGCACGATGCGGGTCTGGGCCGAGGGCTCCCAGGTGGTGTGTGAGGTCCGAGACCGCGGGCACATCAGTGACCCGCTCGCCGGCCGTCGGCCGCCCGCCCTGGACCAACGAGGCGGACGAGGCCTGCTCCTCGCACATCTGCTCGCCGATCTCGTACGCGTCCACACCGGCCCCGACGGCACGACCATCCGCTGCTATATCGCCTGCTAG
- a CDS encoding STAS domain-containing protein, with product MHPLADRTGWRAAGEITLATCPAWEQTLDRLALRDAEVCHLELSAVTFIDVAGVSALAVTAQELPAGRRIVLDQPPATMRRLLEMFWPDLAAIEVAA from the coding sequence GTGCACCCCTTGGCCGACCGCACGGGGTGGCGGGCGGCCGGCGAGATCACTCTCGCCACCTGTCCAGCCTGGGAGCAGACGCTGGATCGCCTGGCGCTGCGCGATGCGGAGGTGTGCCACCTGGAGCTCTCCGCAGTCACCTTCATCGACGTCGCCGGCGTCTCCGCTTTGGCGGTGACCGCCCAGGAACTGCCCGCGGGGCGGCGTATCGTGCTCGACCAACCGCCCGCCACCATGCGGCGGCTGCTGGAGATGTTCTGGCCGGATCTTGCCGCGATCGAGGTGGCGGCGTGA
- a CDS encoding Ca2+-dependent phosphoinositide-specific phospholipase C, whose translation MSVKIAASGRWLRRACVLGSALLLAGVLPGASGVSASAATSVSSAFDDTRLDRITLSGLHNAFEEDKSNKLTKALDKGARLLELDVYSTYSGTGGWVVSHSNPLINDNNCTYKVGTWIFKTTQSNGSLRTCLDNLGDWSEAHPDHDPVYIKLELKWGFRKKAGKGPADLDSLIKNHLGADRVFKPSDMMGTTYPTLDAAAKADAWPTWRQLRGKFIFYPITGTIENKLAGYDLDNLSTAEEYARHVRDLAGTGGLEQAMMWPDMHPTSGTGDPRTKYEPSLRPWFVMFDTQAVNWLGGGYDMAWYCSNHYLTTATAAATVPPALDETDPDPTAAAERVAHLAQHGASTVTHDWMNAPGAFTVQSRKC comes from the coding sequence ATGTCCGTGAAGATCGCCGCCTCAGGCAGATGGCTGCGCAGAGCCTGCGTTCTGGGCAGTGCCCTGCTGCTTGCCGGCGTCTTGCCGGGTGCGTCAGGCGTGTCGGCCAGTGCGGCCACGAGCGTGTCGTCGGCTTTCGACGACACGCGGCTGGACCGCATCACCCTTTCCGGCCTGCACAACGCCTTCGAGGAAGACAAATCCAACAAGCTCACCAAAGCGCTGGACAAAGGCGCCCGCCTTTTGGAGCTCGACGTCTACAGCACCTACAGCGGCACGGGCGGATGGGTCGTCAGCCACTCCAACCCTCTGATCAACGACAACAACTGCACCTACAAGGTCGGCACCTGGATCTTCAAGACCACCCAGAGCAACGGGAGTCTGCGAACCTGCCTGGACAACCTCGGCGACTGGAGCGAGGCCCACCCGGATCACGACCCCGTCTACATCAAGCTCGAGTTGAAATGGGGCTTCCGCAAGAAGGCCGGCAAAGGACCTGCCGACCTCGACTCGCTGATCAAGAACCACCTCGGCGCCGACCGGGTCTTCAAGCCCAGCGACATGATGGGCACGACGTACCCCACCCTCGACGCCGCCGCGAAGGCGGATGCCTGGCCGACCTGGCGGCAACTCCGCGGGAAGTTCATCTTCTACCCGATCACCGGCACCATCGAGAACAAGCTCGCCGGCTACGACCTGGACAACCTCTCCACCGCCGAGGAGTACGCGAGGCACGTACGGGACCTGGCCGGCACGGGCGGACTCGAGCAGGCGATGATGTGGCCGGACATGCACCCCACGTCCGGCACCGGCGATCCCCGCACGAAATACGAACCCTCGCTGCGCCCCTGGTTCGTCATGTTCGATACTCAGGCGGTCAACTGGCTGGGCGGGGGATATGACATGGCCTGGTACTGCTCCAACCACTACCTGACCACGGCCACCGCGGCAGCAACCGTTCCCCCCGCCCTGGACGAGACCGACCCGGACCCGACCGCGGCTGCGGAACGCGTCGCCCATCTCGCCCAACACGGCGCCAGCACCGTCACCCACGACTGGATGAATGCACCCGGCGCATTCACTGTCCAGTCCCGTAAGTGCTGA